In the Salinisphaera sp. T31B1 genome, one interval contains:
- a CDS encoding Lar family restriction alleviation protein, with amino-acid sequence MSHQTECETMLPCPFCGGPPCAVVMNETTSRAVRDEDWGEDGVLFISAHVFCHECGARGEAFQEPIALPPELPVLKERAAKAWNDRNARHLGLYVASVRGA; translated from the coding sequence GTGAGCCATCAAACCGAATGCGAAACCATGCTGCCGTGCCCGTTCTGCGGCGGGCCGCCCTGCGCGGTTGTAATGAATGAGACCACGAGCCGCGCCGTGCGGGACGAGGACTGGGGCGAGGACGGCGTGCTGTTTATATCGGCGCACGTCTTCTGCCATGAATGCGGCGCTCGCGGCGAGGCGTTCCAAGAGCCGATCGCGCTGCCCCCTGAATTGCCTGTTCTGAAGGAAAGGGCAGCAAAGGCATGGAACGATCGCAACGCCCGCCATCTGGGTCTTTACGTGGCATCGGTTCGTGGTGCGTGA